A single Dreissena polymorpha isolate Duluth1 chromosome 14, UMN_Dpol_1.0, whole genome shotgun sequence DNA region contains:
- the LOC127857815 gene encoding leucine-rich repeat and immunoglobulin-like domain-containing nogo receptor-interacting protein 4 isoform X1, with product MMVKYVVFNHFFSLSTKPTCLFIYELNELKLQYYKNLEYSIEKTQVNMTKIAITLTVISLITGSSVFVVGTYFMDPCPAPCRCLKFGGLQSVYCNQTGVRAVPEGIPANTQLLDLSFNSISHIRVGDLAYLGNLQQLYLSQNELTETSLDERALDLPSLVTIDLSSNNFKTIPTFLPRGLQTLWFLNNQIEVLRTGAFERYSSILYLDVSNNGMMAIQPEAFAPLTSLQTLYISFNNLTDTSFPPNLFAKNTNLTHLSLRFNQLTSLLLNLPVSLEYLDYVGNAIRTLPAYGFTSLPSLKAMEFWQGQITSIEDFAFYGLPNVEILDFMQCQISSALTKNTFAGLSGLTTIYLDINQISQIQPGAFHPLTSLTNLWMSGNNLTTLEPEVLDAKDVANLSTLYIDFNPWECDCQLRWLREGMDNATYVIQDPHLIKCASPPKLAGKSWDELKPGDFVC from the exons ATGATGGTAAAGTACGTggtttttaatcattttttttcgTTATCTACGAAACCAacgtgtttatttatatatgaattgAATGAGCTTAAACTTCAGTATTATAAAAATTTGGAATATTCAATTGAAA AGACACAAGTAAACATGACGAAGATAGCAATAACATTGACCGTGATATCACTGATTACGGGTTCATCTGTGTTTGTGGTTGGTACATATTTCATGGACCCCTGTCCTGCGCCATGTCGCTGTTTGAAATTCGGAGGCCTACAATCTGTGTACTGTAACCAGACGGGTGTGCGCGCGGTACCCGAAGGGATTCCTGCCAACACCCAGCTGCTTGATCTGTCCTTTAACTCGATATCACATATCCGCGTGGGGGATCTTGCTTACCTCGGAAACCTTCAGCAGCTATACCTCTCACAGAATGAACTGACGGAGACCAGCTTAGACGAACGGGCCCTAGATCTACCAAGCTTGGTTACAATTGATTTGTcatcaaacaattttaaaaccATCCCCACGTTTTTACCTCGTGGTTTACAAACCCTTTggtttttaaataatcaaattgAAGTTCTCCGAACTGGAGCCTTTGAACGATATTCCAGTATTCTGTATCTGGATGTCTCTAACAATGGGATGATGGCAATTCAACCAGAGGCTTTTGCTCCATTGACAAGTTTGCAAACGCTGTATATTTCTTTCAACAACCTCACAGACACAAGCTTCCCACCGAACCTGTTTGCGAAGAACACAAATCTGACACATTTGTCCTTACGATTCAACCAGTTGACCTCTCTTCTCCTTAACCTGCCCGTGTCGCTGGAGTATCTGGATTACGTAGGTAACGCCATCAGGACTCTGCCTGCGTACGGCTTCACGTCACTTCCTTCTTTGAAAGCGATGGAGTTTTGGCAAGGACAG ATAACTTCCATAGAAGACTTCGCGTTTTATGGCCTGCCAAACGTGGAGATACTCGACTTCATGCAGTGCCAGATTTCATCTGCTTTAACAAAGAACACGTTTGCTGGACTCTCTGGTCTGACCACTATATATCTGGACATTAACCAAATCAGTCAGATTCAACCGGGAGCATTTCACCCGCTAACTTCTCTCACCAATCTGTGGATGTCCGGAAATAACCTGACGACACTTGAGCCGGAAGTTCTCGATGCCAAGGACGTTGCGAATCTGTCCACGCTGTACATCGACTTCAACCCATGGGAGTGCGACTGTCAGCTCCGCTGGCTTAGGGAGGGGATGGACAATGCCACCTACGTCATACAGGACCCGCATCTCATTAAGTGCGCCTCACCTCCAAAACTGGCTGGCAAATCATGGGATGAATTAAAACCAGGGGATTTTGTATGTTGA
- the LOC127857815 gene encoding leucine-rich repeat and immunoglobulin-like domain-containing nogo receptor-interacting protein 4 isoform X2, whose translation MTKIAITLTVISLITGSSVFVVGTYFMDPCPAPCRCLKFGGLQSVYCNQTGVRAVPEGIPANTQLLDLSFNSISHIRVGDLAYLGNLQQLYLSQNELTETSLDERALDLPSLVTIDLSSNNFKTIPTFLPRGLQTLWFLNNQIEVLRTGAFERYSSILYLDVSNNGMMAIQPEAFAPLTSLQTLYISFNNLTDTSFPPNLFAKNTNLTHLSLRFNQLTSLLLNLPVSLEYLDYVGNAIRTLPAYGFTSLPSLKAMEFWQGQITSIEDFAFYGLPNVEILDFMQCQISSALTKNTFAGLSGLTTIYLDINQISQIQPGAFHPLTSLTNLWMSGNNLTTLEPEVLDAKDVANLSTLYIDFNPWECDCQLRWLREGMDNATYVIQDPHLIKCASPPKLAGKSWDELKPGDFVC comes from the exons ATGACGAAGATAGCAATAACATTGACCGTGATATCACTGATTACGGGTTCATCTGTGTTTGTGGTTGGTACATATTTCATGGACCCCTGTCCTGCGCCATGTCGCTGTTTGAAATTCGGAGGCCTACAATCTGTGTACTGTAACCAGACGGGTGTGCGCGCGGTACCCGAAGGGATTCCTGCCAACACCCAGCTGCTTGATCTGTCCTTTAACTCGATATCACATATCCGCGTGGGGGATCTTGCTTACCTCGGAAACCTTCAGCAGCTATACCTCTCACAGAATGAACTGACGGAGACCAGCTTAGACGAACGGGCCCTAGATCTACCAAGCTTGGTTACAATTGATTTGTcatcaaacaattttaaaaccATCCCCACGTTTTTACCTCGTGGTTTACAAACCCTTTggtttttaaataatcaaattgAAGTTCTCCGAACTGGAGCCTTTGAACGATATTCCAGTATTCTGTATCTGGATGTCTCTAACAATGGGATGATGGCAATTCAACCAGAGGCTTTTGCTCCATTGACAAGTTTGCAAACGCTGTATATTTCTTTCAACAACCTCACAGACACAAGCTTCCCACCGAACCTGTTTGCGAAGAACACAAATCTGACACATTTGTCCTTACGATTCAACCAGTTGACCTCTCTTCTCCTTAACCTGCCCGTGTCGCTGGAGTATCTGGATTACGTAGGTAACGCCATCAGGACTCTGCCTGCGTACGGCTTCACGTCACTTCCTTCTTTGAAAGCGATGGAGTTTTGGCAAGGACAG ATAACTTCCATAGAAGACTTCGCGTTTTATGGCCTGCCAAACGTGGAGATACTCGACTTCATGCAGTGCCAGATTTCATCTGCTTTAACAAAGAACACGTTTGCTGGACTCTCTGGTCTGACCACTATATATCTGGACATTAACCAAATCAGTCAGATTCAACCGGGAGCATTTCACCCGCTAACTTCTCTCACCAATCTGTGGATGTCCGGAAATAACCTGACGACACTTGAGCCGGAAGTTCTCGATGCCAAGGACGTTGCGAATCTGTCCACGCTGTACATCGACTTCAACCCATGGGAGTGCGACTGTCAGCTCCGCTGGCTTAGGGAGGGGATGGACAATGCCACCTACGTCATACAGGACCCGCATCTCATTAAGTGCGCCTCACCTCCAAAACTGGCTGGCAAATCATGGGATGAATTAAAACCAGGGGATTTTGTATGTTGA